In the genome of Meles meles chromosome 16, mMelMel3.1 paternal haplotype, whole genome shotgun sequence, one region contains:
- the SRSF6 gene encoding serine/arginine-rich splicing factor 6, which translates to MPRVYIGRLSYNVREKDIQRFFSGYGRLLEIDLKNGYGFVEFEDSRDADDAVYELNGKELCGERVIVEHARGPRRDRDGYSYGSRSGGGGYSSRRTSGRDKYGPPVRTEFRLIVENLSSRCSWQDLKDFMRQAGEVTYADAHKERTNEGVIEFRSYSDMKRALDKLDGTEINGRNIRLIEDKPRTSHRRSYSGSRSRSRSRRRSRSRSRRSSRSRSRSISKSRSRSRSRSKGRSRSRSKGRKSRSKSKSKPKSDRGSRSRSRSRSKEYEKSRSRSRSRSRSPKENGKGDIKSKSRSRSQSRSNSPLPAPPSKARSVSPPPKRASRSRSRSHSKSRSRSRSSSRD; encoded by the exons ATGCCGCGCGTCTACATAGGACGCCTTAGTTACAACGTCCGGGAGAAGGACATCCAGCGCTTTTTCAGTGGCTATGGCCGCCTTCTCGAAATAGACCTCAAAAATGG GTACGGCTTCGTGGAGTTCGAGGACTCCCGCGACGCCGACGACGCCGTTTACGAGCTGAACGGCAAAGAGCTCTGCGGCGAGCGCGTGATCGTGGAGCACGCTCGGGGCCCGCGCCGCGATCGCGACGGCTACAGCTACGGAAGCCGCA GTGGTGGAGGTGGATACAGCAGTCGGAGAACCTCTGGCAGAGACAAATACGGACCACCTGTTCGTACAGAATTCAGACTTATTGTAGAAAACCTTTCTAGTCGTTGCAGTTGGCAAGATTTAAAG GATTTCATGAGACAAGCAGGTGAAGTAACCTATGCGGATGCTCACAAAGAACGCACAAATGAAGGCGTGATTGAGTTCCGTTCCTACTCTGACATGAAGCGTGCTCTGGATAAACTGGATGGTACAGAAATAAATGGCAGGAATATTAGGCTCATTGAGGATAAACCACGAACGAGCCATAGGCGATCTTACTCTGGAAGCAGATCAAG GTCACGGTCTAGAAGAAGGTCACGAAGTAGGAGTCGCAGGAGCAGCCGCAGTAGATCTCGAAGTATCTCAAAAAGCCGCTCCCG ATCCAGGTCTCGGAGCAAAGGTCGATCACGTTCTCGATCAAAAGGCAGGAAATCTAGATCAAAAAGCAAATCAAAGCCCAAGTCTGATCGGGGCTCCCGTTCGCGCTCTCGAAGCAGATCTAAGGAGTATGAGAAATCTCGAAGCAGGTCTCGTTCTCGATCTCGTTCccccaaagaaaatggaaaaggtgATATAAAGTCAAAATCTAGATCAAGAAGCCAGTCTCGTTCAAATTCACCCCTACCTGCCCCACCCTCAAAGGCACGGTCCGTGTCCCCTCCACCAAAAAGAGCCTCAAGATCCCGCTCTAGATCTCATTCAAAGTCAAGATCACGGTCCAGATCGAGTTCCAGAGATTAA